The following proteins are co-located in the Eubalaena glacialis isolate mEubGla1 chromosome 14, mEubGla1.1.hap2.+ XY, whole genome shotgun sequence genome:
- the ACP1 gene encoding low molecular weight phosphotyrosine protein phosphatase isoform X1, with the protein MAEQVTKSVLFVCLGNICRSPIAEAVFRKLVTDQNISDTWVIDSGAVSDWNVGRSPDPRAVSCLRDHGINTAHKARQVTKEDFATFDYMLCMDESNLRDLNRKSNQVRNCRAKIELLGSYDPQKQFIIEDPYYGNDADFETVYQQCVRCCRAFLEKVR; encoded by the exons gtaacatCTGTCGATCACCCATCGCAGAAGCAGTTTTCAGGAAACTTGTAACTGACCAAAACATTTCAGATACT TGGGTCATTGACAGTGGCGCTGTTTCTGACTGGAACGTGGGCCGGTCGCCAGATCCAAGAGCTGTGAGCTGCCTAAGAGATCATGGCATTAACACAGCCCATAAAGCAAGACAG GTTACCAAAGAAGACTTTGCCACTTTTGATTATATGCTATGTATGGATGAAAGCAACCTGAG AGATTTGAATAGGAAAAGTAATCAAGTTAGAAACTGCAGAGCGAAAATCGAACTGCTTGGGAGCTACGACCCACAGAAACAGTTCATCATTGAAGACCCTTATTAT GGTAATGACGCTGACTTTGAGACCGTCTACCAGCAGTGTGTGCGGTGCTGCAGAGCCTTCCTGGAGAAGGTTCGCTGA
- the ACP1 gene encoding low molecular weight phosphotyrosine protein phosphatase isoform X3: protein MAEQVTKSVLFVCLGNICRSPIAEAVFRKLVTDQNISDTWRIDSAATSTYELGNPPDYRGQACMKKHGIPMSHVARQVTKEDFATFDYMLCMDESNLRDLNRKSNQVRNCRAKIELLGSYDPQKQFIIEDPYYGNDADFETVYQQCVRCCRAFLEKVR from the exons gtaacatCTGTCGATCACCCATCGCAGAAGCAGTTTTCAGGAAACTTGTAACTGACCAAAACATTTCAGATACT TGGAGGATAGACAGTGCAGCAACGTCCACGTATGAACTAGGAAACCCTCCTGATTATCGGGGGCAGGCTTGCATGAAGAAGCATGGTATCCCCATGAGTCACGTTGCCCGGCAG GTTACCAAAGAAGACTTTGCCACTTTTGATTATATGCTATGTATGGATGAAAGCAACCTGAG AGATTTGAATAGGAAAAGTAATCAAGTTAGAAACTGCAGAGCGAAAATCGAACTGCTTGGGAGCTACGACCCACAGAAACAGTTCATCATTGAAGACCCTTATTAT GGTAATGACGCTGACTTTGAGACCGTCTACCAGCAGTGTGTGCGGTGCTGCAGAGCCTTCCTGGAGAAGGTTCGCTGA